In one Phyllostomus discolor isolate MPI-MPIP mPhyDis1 chromosome 8, mPhyDis1.pri.v3, whole genome shotgun sequence genomic region, the following are encoded:
- the UNC119 gene encoding protein unc-119 homolog A isoform X3, with protein MDSGTVLFEIKKPPASERLPINQRDLDPNAGRFVRYQFTPAFLRLRQVGATVEFTVGDKPVNNFRMIERHYFRNQLLKSFDFHFGFCIPSSKNTCEHIYDFPPLSEELINEMIRHPYETQSDSFYFVDDRLVMHNKADYSYSGTP; from the exons ATGGATTCAGGCACTGTCCTCTTTGAAATCAAGAAGCCCCCAGCCTCAG AGCGGTTGCCCATCAACCAGCGGGACCTGGACCCCAATGCTGGGCGCTTTGTTCGCTACCAGTTCACGCCTGCCTTCCTCCGCCTGAGGCAGGTGGGAGCCAC ggTGGAGTTCACGGTGGGAGACAAGCCTGTCAACAACTTCCGCATGATTGAGAGGCACTACTTCCGAAACCAGCTGCTCAAAAGCTTTGACTTCCACTTTGGCTTCTGCATCCCCAGCAGCAAGAACACCTGCGAGCACATCTACGACTTCCCGCCTCTGTCTGAGGAGCTGA TCAATGAGATGATCCGCCACCCCTATGAGACGCAGTCTGACAGCTTCTACTTCGTGGACGACCGGCTGGTGATGCACAACAAAGCAGACTATTCCTACAGCGGGACGCCCTGA